Below is a genomic region from Spirosoma radiotolerans.
ACTAAAAGGAAAGATTAATTCCGAACAGGTATTGACGCTGATTTGGATAAGCGCCTGTATCAATGCCAAAGCTGGTTGTATTACCGGTCAATTCTGGATCTAAACCCGAGTACTTGGTAATTGTAAACAGGTTGGCTGCCTGTACATACACTCGAAGCCGCCCGACGCCTAATTTCTGCAACGTATTGGCCGGCAGTGTGTAACCTAGCTGAACATTTCTAGCTCGTAGATAACCGCCATTCTCCACAAAATACGAGTTGGGTACACTGGCCGTGCTAAATGAACCAACTGTTTCCTGGATGGGGGCTTTGGCATCGTGGTGATCCGGTGTCCAGGAGTCATATAAGGCGGTATGGCTTTTGGCTGAGTAGAACGAGCTGGAAAAATCGTGCCACCACTTCAGATTGTTCCAGATTTTATTGCCCGAGACCCCATAGAGGAACATGCTGAAATCGAAGCCTTTATAGGTAGCCCCTAGGTTAAGTCCATAACTGAATTTGGGGTTCGGATTGCCCAAAAATGTCCGGTCATCATCCGTAATCCGACCATCACCATTGGTATCGGCATAGCGGAAACGACCCACCGCTACATCAGTTTGATACACGGCATTCGGATCGCCTGCGGTTTGCTGAACCTGGGCATTGGCAGTATTGATTTCTTCCTGCGAATTCCAGAATCCGGCTACTTGATACCCAAAAAACTGGCTCAGTGGTTGGCCGACAGCATTACGAATGACGTAGCTGCCGTTGAAATTGAGCGATTGTTCGTCGAAATAAGGGGTATTGTTTGAAATGTTAAGAATTCTATTATTATACGTAGTAAAGGTTAGTGTCGCATTCAGTTTTAGATCCCGGGTTACATCGATGTCAGTAGTTGCTGACAAATCGACCCCTTCGTTTTTCATATGGGCAATGTTAATAAATGGAACCTGGCCCTGACCTGATGTGCCGGTGCGCTCAGGATTGTAAAGCAGATCGCGAATGTCTTTACGGTAATAATCGACGGTTAGCTGGAGTTTACCTTTAACTAAGGAGGCATCAATGCCTATGTTGGTATTGATGTTTTTCTCCCACTTCGCATCTGGGTTTCCGATCCGGCTCCGCTCAAAGCCTTCCGTGATGGTTGAGTTAGACCCCGTGATTGGGTAGTATGAGGACACCCGGCTACTGGCGTAGGTCGTAAACGCATTCGCCGGATCTACGTTGAGTTGATTACCCATTATACCGTACCCACCCCGAATTTTCAGGTCATCAATCCAGGAAATGCCCTTCATAAAAGATTCTTCGGAGACACGCCAGCCAGCGCTCACAGCGGGAAACCAGCCGTACTGATAATTTAAAAAACGGGACGATCCATCACGCCGGAGCGTAACGCCCAACAAGTACCGCTCTTTGAAATTATAGTCTAACCGACCCAGATAAGAAAACAGGGCATCCTGATTCATATCGCTGTAATTGTTTTTGGTCCCCGAACCGGTGGATAAATTGACGTAGTTAGGATCGAACGAGAAAAAGCCCAACGTAGTCCCACCAACCTCCCTATAGCGGTTTTTGTACGCTTCAGTCCCGACAACTACGGTTATGTTATGGGCATTTTTGACTGTGTTGCGGTATGTAAGCGTATTTGTCCAGGTCCAGTTATTGCTGCTGGTAGCGTTTTCACTGTACGAATTTGTTTTAGAGTTTTCCGAGTTCTCGTACTGAGGATATGAAAACGAGTGATAGCTGGACGACGCTATTTCACCACCAAAGCTAGTGCGGGCCGTAACGTGTTTCAAAAAATCGACCTCGGCGAATACGTTACCAAACAGACGGTTGGACAAGCCCCGATTGTTGAGCGTTCGTGCCTGCATGGCTACCGGATTGAACGCATCACCCAAGCCCGGACCATAGCCACCCGCGTAGTTTCCCCGAATATCATATACTGGAATAATCGGTTGCGCACGGTACGCCATACCGATGGTGCCGCCTGGGTCGTTGATCGAAACCTGCGGATTATCCGTAACCGAATAAGCCAGATTTTCGCCCAGACGGATGTGAGAGTTAACGTTATACTGGCTATTGGAGCGGATCGTGTAGCGTTTGAGATAGGTATCAATCAGCGTGCCCTGCTGATTGAAATAATTGAGCGAAAACAGGTAATTACCCCGATCACTGCCACCGGTTACTGAAATATTGTGGCTAGTGATTGGAGCAGGTTTAAAAATGGCATGGTACCAGTCTGTTCCCTCTTTGTTAGCTTTAACAATCCGGTAAAAATTATTCACGTCATCGGGGTCCGAATAATTCGGATCGACAGTATACAAAGCTTCATCAACAGTCTGCGCGCCAGCCGGAGCAATATAATTAGGAAGTACAGGCGTGGCTCCGCTTCCATACTGGGCATCATTGATCGGTTCGCCGGGATTCGTGTTTTTTAAGGCTACCCATTTGAGGTTAGCCATCTCCTGCGGGGACAATGTATTCCACACGTTCCCCTGCTTAACCCGCTGGGTGCCATAGTACGCATCATAACTGACTTTTACTTTTTCATTTTTACTTCCCCGTTTGGTCGTCAGAATGATTACACCGTTGGCGGCCCGCGCCCCATAAATGGAAGCCGCACCGGCATCTTTCAGTACTTGCATCGAAGCGATATCATTCGGATTGAGATCATTAATCGTTGTCGTCGGTACGCCATCCACTACATAGAGGGGCGTGTTATTCCCAAACGTATTGATACCCCGAATTCGCACCTGCGGAGCCTGACCAGGCTGACCGGATGTTTGTACCGTAACGCCCGAAGCGCGTCCCTGTAACTGATCGGTTATTTGAGCTGTTGGTTGCTGATTGAGTTCTTTAACATCAATGACCGCTACTGATCCGGTCAGGTCTGCCTTCTTTTGTGTGCCGTAACCAATTACAACCACTTCGCCTAGTGATTTTGCATCGACCAGTAAACGGATTTCTAATGTAGTACGGTTATTCACGGCTACTTCCTGAGTAGCATAGCCAATGGAAGAGATAATCAGGACAGGCGCGCTATTTTCTGGAACGTTTAGTGTAAATCGACCCTCACCGTTGGTGGTTGTACCAACCGATGAGCTTCCTTTCAAGACAATTGTTGCGCCGGGTAGAGGAGCGCCCGTATCGTCGAATACTTGCCCAGTAATCGGATAAAGAATTTTTGTGTTGGTGTTCAAATTGACCTTTCGTCGGTTTGTAAGATGTATGGCTCTGTCATGAGCAAGCGTCGGGTTTATCGAAGCTATAGCCATAAATAAGGCCAGGCCATTTGTGATGCTGATTTGCCGTAGTTGAGTGAGGTACAGTTTTCTTAACATGCTTTTTGCGAGTTGAGTGATTGATTTTTACTGAAGTGTTTAGTTGGATGGAAAGGAGTAATGAAGGTCTGTTAGTAGCTTGGTAAGTGAAGGTTATCGTTTGCTTTTTGATTCGGAGTGTGTCTTTCCAACCGTGGCCACGGTTGGAAAGACACACTTATGTATGAGTACTAAGTAATTATCAGCGCACTCAATCGCTCAAGGGGAACGGGCAAGCTTGCTTCAATGAAATCTTAATAGGAATAATCGGATAACTTTTTAGGTCTAATACGTACTACGTATCAGGAGGATAAATGTACTATTTCTCTGTCAGAATAATATATATATAAAAGGTCAAAATTTGAAATAAAAAGGTAATGATGATATATAATATAAAATATTATATTAGATATATAGATTTTTTAAGAATAATCAAAATATTAACATTTAATAGGCATAAATCACCATGAGTGAATGCTGATAAAACTTTTCATATATAAAATATTAGGTAGCCTTTAGATAAGTCAGATCTCTGATTAATTGAGCAATGCTTTACCAAGCCTGAAATCGCCGACCTTTTATTGTAATCACTTTTGTTTGTACCACACACCAGTCTTAATCCTTTGTAAATTTATTGCGATTAATGCAGGAAGTTTACTTAGGTTAAACTAGTGATTTTCAATTATATGTCTTAATTAAATTTTGCCTTAAAACGAATACAAG
It encodes:
- a CDS encoding SusC/RagA family TonB-linked outer membrane protein, with the translated sequence MLRKLYLTQLRQISITNGLALFMAIASINPTLAHDRAIHLTNRRKVNLNTNTKILYPITGQVFDDTGAPLPGATIVLKGSSSVGTTTNGEGRFTLNVPENSAPVLIISSIGYATQEVAVNNRTTLEIRLLVDAKSLGEVVVIGYGTQKKADLTGSVAVIDVKELNQQPTAQITDQLQGRASGVTVQTSGQPGQAPQVRIRGINTFGNNTPLYVVDGVPTTTINDLNPNDIASMQVLKDAGAASIYGARAANGVIILTTKRGSKNEKVKVSYDAYYGTQRVKQGNVWNTLSPQEMANLKWVALKNTNPGEPINDAQYGSGATPVLPNYIAPAGAQTVDEALYTVDPNYSDPDDVNNFYRIVKANKEGTDWYHAIFKPAPITSHNISVTGGSDRGNYLFSLNYFNQQGTLIDTYLKRYTIRSNSQYNVNSHIRLGENLAYSVTDNPQVSINDPGGTIGMAYRAQPIIPVYDIRGNYAGGYGPGLGDAFNPVAMQARTLNNRGLSNRLFGNVFAEVDFLKHVTARTSFGGEIASSSYHSFSYPQYENSENSKTNSYSENATSSNNWTWTNTLTYRNTVKNAHNITVVVGTEAYKNRYREVGGTTLGFFSFDPNYVNLSTGSGTKNNYSDMNQDALFSYLGRLDYNFKERYLLGVTLRRDGSSRFLNYQYGWFPAVSAGWRVSEESFMKGISWIDDLKIRGGYGIMGNQLNVDPANAFTTYASSRVSSYYPITGSNSTITEGFERSRIGNPDAKWEKNINTNIGIDASLVKGKLQLTVDYYRKDIRDLLYNPERTGTSGQGQVPFINIAHMKNEGVDLSATTDIDVTRDLKLNATLTFTTYNNRILNISNNTPYFDEQSLNFNGSYVIRNAVGQPLSQFFGYQVAGFWNSQEEINTANAQVQQTAGDPNAVYQTDVAVGRFRYADTNGDGRITDDDRTFLGNPNPKFSYGLNLGATYKGFDFSMFLYGVSGNKIWNNLKWWHDFSSSFYSAKSHTALYDSWTPDHHDAKAPIQETVGSFSTASVPNSYFVENGGYLRARNVQLGYTLPANTLQKLGVGRLRVYVQAANLFTITKYSGLDPELTGNTTSFGIDTGAYPNQRQYLFGINLSF